The DNA segment GAAACAGTTACCTTAACCACGTGTTTCACCACAAACCCGCCTCTGTTCTCTCCACTTCAGTCTCCTCCAcagcttcttcctcctcttcttcaggCGGTGGTGCTCGAACCATCCCCGCCGCTCCTAAACCGCCTCAAGAACGGCTTCCGTTTACATCTTCTGGAGGGAAGTTTCCTCAGTCAGCTCCGGTGCGAGTTCCGTCGGCGATGATGAATCGTCATAAGAAGGAGTTCAAGTTGACTGATGTGGTggatgttgatgatgatgacgaaggGGAGATGCTTCCGCCTCACGAGATGGTAGCTCGGTCTTTGGCTCACTCTTCGTTGCTGTCTTGCTCTGTGCTTGAAGGAGCAGGAAGAACACTTAAAGGGAGAGATCTCCGGCAGGTAAGGAATGCTGTTTTCAGAAGAACCGGTTTTATTGATTgagttttctctttttttcattCTTTGATTTGTTGTCCCCAATTGAACCGGTTTTATTTGGTTTACAGAAACATTCCAATGTATtgttcatatatgttgtctacATTACACGATTTGTTGTTTACTTCATATTAATCAGATTGATGTGATTGTTTGCTTACATTCTTCACATGTTTTGGGGTTTGAGTTTCACATTTATTCAACTTATAATGACGGCTTCGGAAAGTACTTGTTACATTGGTTGATGCCTAATcgaaatcctactatataaaaggagctatTTTGGAAACTTCTAAGATGTGCCACATAAGCAGAAAATTTCTGGCCAATCAATCTACCAGTTCATCTCAGACTGGACTGATATCCATGTCAATTATGAAGCCCAAACAAT comes from the Brassica rapa cultivar Chiifu-401-42 chromosome A01, CAAS_Brap_v3.01, whole genome shotgun sequence genome and includes:
- the LOC103841718 gene encoding uncharacterized protein LOC103841718, which codes for MNKNTRIDIPSSSSPSLASADGELHEDDIFAIDITHAPRPSPTQQQHPPARHLQRSKSSLKNVEASGILAALPEPSGGNSYLNHVFHHKPASVLSTSVSSTASSSSSSGGGARTIPAAPKPPQERLPFTSSGGKFPQSAPVRVPSAMMNRHKKEFKLTDVVDVDDDDEGEMLPPHEMVARSLAHSSLLSCSVLEGAGRTLKGRDLRQVRNAVFRRTGFID